In Aquimarina spinulae, a single window of DNA contains:
- a CDS encoding aminotransferase class III-fold pyridoxal phosphate-dependent enzyme: MMKYSTLQVTTNQAEQILQQLFGITGKASSLPGEIDFNFRIKTEHGDGYILKISRPDEHINYLEYQQQLLEYVEKNGKDLIAPRVIRDKEGNDISEIIDENNALRKVRLLSWISGRVWSGVNPQLDSLRYSLGEQCGLLTSALQGFDHPEAHREFVWDIAQSLWTTEHVHLFEGEEKDIISFFQDRFETIQDSYATLRKSVVHNDANDNNVIVSEDLIHPKVKAAIDYGDAIHTQIINDVAIACAYAIMNHNDPLEAALPILQGYHATFPLKEDEIKYLYVAIAMRLVISVTKSAINKIKEPDNTYLLISKKPAWEVLKKWRQISEEYAHYSFRNTCGYSAHPNEKAFSVWVENNNYSLSELFPSVQKNEVRLLDLSVSSKWVGHQQEFNDLDIFQFKVDRLQKENTDKIIAGGYLEPRALYTSTTYDKTGNSGRESRTVHLGVDFWLPSNTPVHAVLDGEVVTAFNHAGDKNYGGLIILKHQTSSLEFYTLYGHLTVDSTTQKRPGDSIKKGECIGYLGDPTQNGNWAPHLHFQIMLSMLDYTVDFPGVAYYNQIEVWKALCPDPNSLFKLESLSSQSDTTNEELITYRKKHLGKSLSLQYKVPIKMVRGSGQYLIDQYGKKYLDTVNNVAHVGHENYAVVKAGQEQMALINTNSRYLHDNINQLAKELIETLPPELNVLHFVNSGSEANELAIRMVKAVTRERDIIASEVGYHGNANMCIDISSYKFDGHGGHGAPEHTHIFPLPDAYRGKYRGENTGERYALEVQNCINDVHKKGRGIGAFIIEPIISCGGQIELPDGFLPKAYEYTRAAGGLCISDEVQVGCGRLGKTFWGFQLYDVIPDIVTIGKPLGNGHPLAAVVCTQEVANKFANGMEYFNTFGGNPVSSAIGAAVLKTVKRENLQSHALEIGEFLKEELQKLAIKYPIIGDVRGQGLFLGFELVDNNMNPLADHADYLANRIKDHGILMSTDGPDHNVLKIKPPIIFTKENAEELIFYLDKVFAEDYMQSIKEI; this comes from the coding sequence ATGATGAAATATTCGACCTTACAGGTAACTACTAATCAGGCAGAACAAATACTACAACAATTGTTCGGTATTACAGGAAAAGCTTCTTCTCTTCCTGGAGAAATTGATTTTAATTTTAGGATCAAAACTGAACATGGAGATGGATACATTCTTAAAATATCAAGACCTGATGAACATATTAATTATTTGGAGTATCAACAACAGTTATTAGAATACGTAGAGAAAAATGGAAAAGACCTTATAGCTCCCAGAGTAATTAGAGACAAAGAAGGAAATGACATATCCGAAATTATCGATGAAAATAATGCGCTTAGAAAAGTACGTTTATTATCCTGGATAAGTGGTAGAGTGTGGAGCGGTGTTAATCCGCAATTAGATTCTTTGCGATATAGCTTAGGAGAACAGTGCGGTTTACTAACAAGTGCTTTACAAGGGTTTGATCATCCCGAAGCACATCGGGAATTTGTTTGGGACATCGCACAATCTTTATGGACCACAGAACATGTACACCTGTTTGAAGGAGAAGAAAAGGATATCATTTCTTTCTTTCAAGATAGATTTGAAACTATTCAGGATTCATATGCTACACTTAGAAAATCGGTAGTTCACAATGATGCTAACGATAATAATGTTATTGTTTCAGAAGACTTGATTCATCCCAAGGTTAAAGCAGCAATAGATTATGGAGATGCGATACACACTCAGATCATTAATGATGTGGCCATTGCTTGTGCATATGCCATAATGAATCATAATGACCCACTAGAAGCGGCTTTACCAATACTGCAAGGATACCATGCTACTTTTCCGTTAAAAGAAGATGAAATAAAATATCTGTATGTAGCAATAGCTATGCGCCTGGTAATTTCTGTTACAAAATCGGCTATTAATAAAATCAAAGAACCCGATAATACATACTTACTAATTAGTAAAAAACCAGCTTGGGAAGTACTAAAAAAATGGAGGCAAATTAGTGAGGAGTATGCTCATTATAGTTTTAGGAATACCTGTGGGTACTCTGCACATCCCAATGAGAAAGCCTTTAGCGTTTGGGTAGAAAATAATAACTACTCTTTATCAGAATTATTTCCTTCGGTTCAAAAAAATGAAGTGCGCCTTTTAGATTTGAGCGTATCCAGCAAATGGGTTGGACATCAACAAGAATTTAATGATTTAGACATATTTCAATTTAAAGTAGATCGTCTTCAAAAAGAAAATACAGATAAGATTATTGCAGGCGGATATCTAGAACCAAGAGCACTATACACATCAACTACTTATGATAAAACAGGAAATAGCGGACGAGAAAGCAGAACGGTCCATCTTGGGGTAGATTTTTGGCTCCCTTCTAATACTCCGGTTCATGCAGTATTAGACGGAGAAGTTGTTACAGCATTTAACCATGCCGGAGACAAAAACTACGGAGGATTAATTATACTTAAACATCAAACGAGTTCATTAGAATTCTATACACTATATGGGCATTTAACGGTTGATAGTACGACACAAAAACGGCCTGGAGATAGTATAAAAAAAGGAGAGTGTATTGGATATCTTGGTGATCCGACTCAAAATGGAAATTGGGCTCCGCATCTACATTTTCAGATTATGCTTTCTATGCTGGATTATACCGTAGATTTTCCTGGGGTAGCCTATTACAATCAAATAGAAGTGTGGAAAGCGCTATGCCCGGATCCAAACTCATTATTCAAATTAGAAAGTTTGAGCTCTCAAAGTGATACTACTAATGAAGAATTGATCACTTACCGAAAAAAACACCTTGGCAAAAGCCTGAGTTTGCAATATAAAGTACCCATTAAAATGGTACGTGGATCCGGACAATACCTAATAGATCAATATGGTAAAAAGTATTTAGATACGGTAAATAATGTAGCTCATGTAGGGCATGAAAATTATGCTGTAGTCAAAGCAGGACAAGAACAAATGGCCTTGATTAATACTAATTCTCGTTATCTACACGACAATATAAATCAATTAGCCAAGGAATTGATAGAGACCTTACCTCCGGAGTTAAATGTATTGCATTTTGTTAATTCCGGAAGTGAAGCTAATGAACTAGCCATTAGAATGGTTAAAGCTGTAACCAGAGAACGTGATATCATAGCTTCAGAAGTTGGGTATCATGGAAATGCCAATATGTGCATCGATATTAGTTCCTATAAATTTGATGGTCATGGAGGTCATGGAGCCCCAGAGCACACTCATATATTCCCTTTACCTGATGCGTATAGGGGAAAATACAGAGGAGAAAATACGGGAGAGCGCTACGCTCTAGAGGTTCAGAATTGTATTAATGATGTACATAAAAAAGGAAGAGGAATTGGTGCTTTTATTATAGAACCTATTATAAGTTGCGGTGGCCAGATCGAATTGCCAGACGGTTTTTTACCTAAAGCCTACGAATATACTCGTGCCGCAGGAGGATTATGTATATCTGATGAAGTACAGGTAGGATGCGGAAGACTAGGAAAAACGTTTTGGGGATTTCAATTGTATGATGTAATCCCTGATATTGTAACCATAGGGAAGCCTTTAGGTAACGGACATCCACTGGCTGCAGTTGTTTGCACACAAGAGGTAGCCAACAAATTTGCTAATGGAATGGAATACTTTAACACCTTTGGAGGAAACCCGGTTTCTTCAGCCATAGGGGCGGCAGTTCTTAAAACCGTAAAACGCGAAAATCTACAATCTCACGCTTTAGAAATTGGAGAATTTCTAAAAGAAGAACTACAAAAATTAGCTATAAAATATCCAATCATAGGAGATGTTCGGGGACAAGGATTATTTCTTGGTTTTGAGCTTGTAGATAATAACATGAATCCTCTGGCGGATCATGCTGATTATTTGGCCAACAGGATAAAAGATCATGGCATCTTAATGAGTACAGATGGTCCGGATCACAATGTATTAAAAATTAAGCCTCCTATTATTTTTACTAAAGAAAATGCAGAAGAATTAATTTTTTATCTCGATAAAGTATTTGCAGAAGACTACATGCAGAGTATTAAAGAAATATAA
- a CDS encoding glycoside hydrolase family 2 TIM barrel-domain containing protein: MKLKHLIILAEIIGIYSCSKEPLQPVSEQTNHFNHQVFEENKLPPRATFFGFESKLIKQKEKSKRFLGLNGDWKFNWVKDPKQRPTTFQHTKYIDQDWGTIPVPANWEVQGYGKPIYLDERYPFTTKWPNVSEDYNPVGTYRKFIHLDENFLSEDVILHFAGAKSAMYVYINGQYVGYSQGSKTPAEFNITQYLNKGENLIALQLFRWSDASYVESQDMLRMSGIERDVYLYTQPKVFVSDYYTYTNLDESYTKGVFKGTISVTNNLEDAVTRTVSVTVLDGEHTIYTASEEVKIPAQSKIDFTTEKIIDNVKKWSAEIPNLYNLAITLENPDQGNSNQYINRHVGFKRVEIKNSQVLINGKAIYIRGVDRHETDPFTGHVVSRASMEQDIRSMKLNNINAVRSAHYPNDPYWLDLCDQYGLYVIDEANIESHPLAIDEKTQIGNEMSWLPAHMMRTQRMFYRDRNHPSIYSWSLGNEAGEGEIFRTTYRWLKEHDDNRIVQYEPAGKEEYTDVYCPMYPKPEYLIHHGQSDSDKPSIMIEYAHAMGNSVGNLQDYWDIIEKYPNLQGGFIWDWVDQSLEYKDENGNPYLAYGHDYHPDLPTDGNFLNNGLVDPYRNPHPHLSEVKKVYEPAQFYTTRKGVIEIENKNFFEDFTDKSISWKVLEDGVKIAESNGISAFVLPGEKKAVTLEKFPKVLDKNKEYILEVSLLQKDANSLLPKGHEIAWDQFVIQKGTGFMNTPSVSNDLKITSKDQSIDIQNEIVNLKLDKKTGEIISWKHHGIVITNHPIKPNFWRPPTDNDLGNGMDKWAKIWQDASYNYKAKLVENPVTKNSGVSYKVAYTLPANEANVAVTYHINANGEMTVDFSFAPNQSDLPNIPRLGMYLTVPNTFQKVSWYGNGPEESYWDRKTGVKAGIYTGVVDSQFHTYSRPQETGNKTDVRWMKIASSTVAIKTNSSSSLLNSSVWPFAMTELDFNSEKDGAASASGLVPVTKKHGADIKKGKTIQWNIDYQQMGVGGDTSWGRLVHDEYTIKPTKHNYSFTIQPIK, translated from the coding sequence ATGAAATTAAAACATCTAATCATATTAGCAGAGATAATAGGAATATATAGTTGTAGTAAAGAGCCTTTACAACCTGTTTCAGAACAAACGAATCATTTTAATCATCAGGTATTCGAAGAAAATAAACTGCCTCCCAGAGCTACATTTTTTGGCTTTGAATCCAAATTGATAAAGCAAAAAGAAAAGTCGAAACGTTTTTTAGGTCTAAACGGAGATTGGAAATTTAATTGGGTAAAAGATCCTAAGCAGCGTCCAACAACTTTTCAACATACTAAATATATAGACCAAGACTGGGGTACAATTCCTGTACCTGCAAATTGGGAAGTTCAAGGATATGGAAAACCAATCTATCTCGATGAGAGGTATCCTTTTACAACCAAATGGCCTAATGTTTCCGAAGATTATAATCCTGTGGGAACGTATAGAAAATTTATTCATTTAGATGAAAACTTCTTATCAGAGGATGTTATTCTTCATTTTGCGGGAGCTAAATCTGCCATGTACGTATATATAAATGGTCAGTATGTAGGCTATTCTCAAGGAAGTAAAACACCCGCAGAATTTAATATAACCCAATACCTTAACAAGGGAGAAAATCTTATCGCATTACAACTTTTTCGATGGAGTGATGCTAGTTATGTAGAGAGCCAGGACATGCTTAGAATGAGTGGTATAGAAAGAGATGTGTATTTATATACACAACCCAAAGTATTTGTTTCTGATTATTATACCTACACCAACTTAGATGAATCCTATACCAAAGGAGTTTTTAAAGGAACCATATCGGTCACCAATAATCTTGAAGATGCCGTGACCAGAACGGTATCTGTTACTGTATTAGATGGAGAACATACTATTTATACTGCTTCAGAAGAGGTAAAAATACCGGCACAATCAAAAATTGATTTTACTACAGAAAAAATAATAGACAACGTTAAAAAGTGGTCCGCCGAAATTCCGAATCTATATAATTTGGCAATCACTTTAGAAAACCCTGATCAGGGTAATAGTAATCAATATATTAATCGACATGTTGGATTTAAACGTGTAGAAATTAAAAACAGTCAGGTTTTAATTAATGGTAAAGCCATTTATATACGTGGTGTAGATCGGCATGAGACTGATCCGTTTACAGGACATGTAGTCTCCAGAGCTTCTATGGAACAAGATATCAGGTCGATGAAGCTAAATAATATCAATGCCGTACGAAGTGCACATTACCCTAATGATCCCTATTGGTTAGATCTATGTGATCAATATGGATTATATGTTATTGATGAAGCCAATATAGAAAGTCACCCATTGGCTATAGACGAAAAAACTCAAATCGGTAACGAGATGAGTTGGTTGCCTGCACATATGATGCGAACACAAAGAATGTTCTATAGAGATAGAAATCACCCATCTATCTATTCCTGGTCATTAGGAAATGAAGCGGGAGAAGGAGAAATTTTTAGAACCACTTATAGATGGTTAAAAGAACACGATGATAATCGAATTGTACAATATGAACCTGCCGGTAAAGAAGAGTATACCGATGTGTATTGCCCGATGTATCCAAAACCAGAATACCTGATTCATCATGGCCAATCTGATTCTGATAAACCTTCGATCATGATCGAATATGCACATGCTATGGGTAATTCTGTTGGCAATCTACAGGACTATTGGGATATTATTGAAAAATACCCAAATCTTCAGGGAGGGTTTATCTGGGATTGGGTAGATCAAAGTTTAGAATATAAAGACGAAAACGGAAATCCATATTTAGCATACGGGCATGATTATCATCCTGATCTACCTACAGATGGTAACTTTTTAAATAATGGATTAGTAGATCCATATCGAAATCCACACCCGCATTTATCCGAAGTAAAGAAAGTATATGAACCTGCACAATTTTATACGACCAGAAAAGGAGTTATAGAAATAGAAAATAAAAACTTCTTCGAGGATTTTACTGATAAAAGTATTTCATGGAAAGTATTAGAAGATGGTGTTAAAATAGCAGAAAGTAATGGAATTTCGGCATTTGTATTACCCGGAGAGAAAAAAGCAGTAACTCTAGAAAAATTCCCTAAGGTTTTAGACAAAAACAAAGAATACATTCTAGAGGTAAGCTTACTTCAAAAAGATGCGAACTCATTACTTCCTAAAGGGCATGAAATTGCATGGGATCAATTTGTTATTCAAAAAGGAACTGGATTTATGAATACGCCTTCAGTTTCTAATGATTTAAAAATCACATCTAAAGATCAATCTATTGACATCCAAAACGAAATAGTGAATCTGAAACTTGATAAAAAAACCGGTGAAATTATTTCCTGGAAACATCATGGAATTGTGATTACCAATCACCCTATTAAACCTAACTTTTGGCGCCCTCCTACAGATAATGATTTAGGTAATGGTATGGATAAATGGGCCAAAATATGGCAAGATGCTTCTTATAATTATAAAGCAAAACTTGTCGAAAACCCTGTTACAAAAAACTCTGGTGTTTCTTATAAAGTAGCCTATACACTTCCTGCAAACGAAGCAAATGTAGCTGTAACGTATCATATTAATGCCAATGGAGAAATGACAGTAGATTTTAGCTTTGCTCCAAACCAGAGTGATTTACCTAACATCCCTAGATTAGGAATGTACCTTACGGTACCGAACACATTTCAGAAGGTATCCTGGTATGGTAATGGGCCAGAAGAAAGTTATTGGGATCGCAAAACGGGAGTTAAAGCAGGAATATATACGGGTGTCGTAGATTCGCAATTTCACACCTACTCCAGACCACAAGAAACGGGGAATAAAACCGATGTAAGATGGATGAAAATTGCTTCGAGTACAGTAGCTATTAAGACCAACAGCTCTTCATCATTACTCAATAGTAGTGTTTGGCCTTTTGCTATGACCGAATTGGATTTTAACAGCGAAAAAGATGGTGCGGCTTCTGCCTCGGGATTAGTTCCGGTTACTAAGAAACACGGAGCAGATATTAAAAAAGGAAAAACGATCCAATGGAATATCGACTATCAACAAATGGGAGTAGGTGGAGATACTTCCTGGGGGCGTTTAGTACATGATGAATACACCATAAAACCAACAAAACACAACTATTCATTTACAATACAACCAATTAAATAA
- a CDS encoding solute:sodium symporter family transporter: protein MQFITFIGFTLLVAIIAYVKSRKTDESSSDGYFLGGRSLTGIVIAGSLLLTNLSTEQIVGLNGAAFKEGILVMAWETLAAIAMVVTAVFLLPRYLKGGITTVPQFLQRRYDKTTKTITSALFLSGYVVVLLPIVLYSGALAINTMFDVPGILNVNETTALWITVFGIGIIGSIYAIFGGLKAVAVSDTINAIGLLIGGLLIPIFGLIAIGDGSIFEGITTLTQSHPEKLKALGGPESSIPIGTIFTGMMLVQLFYWGTNQAIIQRALGAKNLKEGQKGLLLASFIKILGPLIVVLPGLIAFHMFGNTLDNPDEAYPMLVTKVLPAAWVGFFAAVLFGAILSSFNSALNSSVTLFGIDIYQSHFNPDATERQTVNAGKSFGIILAILAMCIAPLIAYAPDGLFGYLQKVNGCYSIPILTIIVVGYLTKYVPAIAAKIAIISGVVLYVAYILLDEFVFVEQFPHFLHVMAILFVLNVLIMLLIGKFRPRTEAYQQHYTEQVDITPWKHLNTVGITICLIVLGIYIYFA, encoded by the coding sequence ATGCAGTTCATTACATTTATAGGGTTTACATTATTAGTAGCAATAATAGCGTATGTAAAAAGCAGAAAAACAGATGAGTCTTCTTCTGATGGATATTTTCTGGGAGGAAGAAGTTTAACAGGGATCGTTATTGCAGGGTCATTATTATTAACCAATTTATCAACCGAACAAATCGTAGGGTTAAACGGGGCCGCTTTTAAAGAAGGGATCCTGGTTATGGCATGGGAAACCCTGGCGGCAATTGCCATGGTGGTTACAGCCGTATTTTTATTACCCCGATATCTAAAAGGGGGAATAACCACCGTTCCACAATTTTTGCAAAGACGATATGATAAAACCACCAAAACAATCACCTCTGCATTATTTCTAAGCGGGTATGTGGTTGTGCTATTACCTATCGTTTTATATTCTGGGGCATTGGCCATTAATACAATGTTTGATGTGCCTGGTATATTAAATGTTAATGAAACTACTGCTTTATGGATAACCGTTTTTGGAATCGGTATCATAGGATCGATTTATGCCATTTTTGGAGGTTTAAAAGCGGTAGCAGTATCTGATACTATTAATGCAATAGGGTTATTAATCGGAGGGTTATTAATACCAATATTTGGATTGATAGCCATTGGTGATGGTAGTATTTTTGAAGGAATCACTACATTAACGCAATCTCACCCCGAAAAACTCAAAGCATTAGGAGGGCCAGAATCTTCAATTCCGATAGGAACTATATTCACCGGTATGATGCTGGTTCAATTGTTTTATTGGGGGACCAATCAAGCAATTATCCAAAGAGCTTTAGGAGCCAAAAACTTAAAAGAAGGACAAAAAGGATTGTTATTAGCTTCGTTTATAAAAATACTGGGACCACTAATCGTTGTATTACCAGGATTAATTGCTTTTCATATGTTTGGAAACACATTAGACAACCCAGATGAGGCATACCCGATGTTAGTGACCAAGGTGCTACCTGCAGCTTGGGTAGGTTTTTTTGCAGCAGTATTGTTTGGTGCTATTTTAAGTTCTTTTAATTCGGCTTTAAACAGTTCGGTTACCTTATTCGGAATTGATATATACCAATCCCATTTTAACCCAGATGCTACAGAACGACAAACAGTAAATGCCGGAAAAAGTTTTGGTATCATATTAGCAATTTTAGCTATGTGTATTGCGCCGCTAATTGCATATGCACCCGATGGCTTATTTGGGTACTTACAAAAAGTGAACGGGTGTTATAGTATCCCAATTTTAACCATTATTGTAGTGGGATACCTCACCAAATATGTTCCTGCTATTGCTGCAAAAATTGCTATCATTTCTGGTGTTGTTTTATATGTTGCTTATATTTTATTAGATGAATTTGTTTTTGTTGAGCAATTCCCTCATTTCTTACATGTAATGGCTATTCTGTTTGTACTTAATGTACTTATCATGTTACTAATAGGTAAATTTAGACCCCGAACAGAGGCATACCAGCAACACTATACAGAACAAGTTGATATTACCCCCTGGAAACATCTTAATACTGTAGGAATTACGATCTGTTTGATCGTTCTAGGAATCTATATATACTTTGCATAA
- the galK gene encoding galactokinase translates to MTNESLLEKVKSTFLKRFDIKPVLSFSPGRINLIGEHTDYNDGFVFPAAINKGIISGIQKNNAMYCSVYAIDTNEVLEFSLQNIQPIKNGGWKNYVLGVVAEILKRDKTIYNFDLVFAGNIPLGAGLSSSAALENSVAFGLNEVFELGLTKEEMIYISQQAEHNYVGVQCGIMDQYASMFGKEGKALLLDCRDLKATYFSIDFKEYDIVLINTNVKHSLAESAYNERRSVCEAVAKHLEVSTLRDATYEALFTIKEEISEDYYQKALFIIQENERVLKVAIALDKKDYTIFGELLFESHNGLQNQYNVSCTELDFLIDQARQNPDILGARMMGGGFGGCTINIIKKGAADAFMNTVAPLYHKQFNKTLSRYDIQIAQGTYKIT, encoded by the coding sequence ATGACAAATGAATCATTACTAGAAAAGGTAAAATCTACTTTTCTGAAACGATTTGATATCAAACCCGTATTATCTTTTTCTCCCGGCAGGATCAATCTAATTGGGGAACATACCGATTATAATGATGGGTTTGTCTTTCCTGCAGCAATCAATAAAGGGATCATTTCGGGAATCCAGAAAAATAATGCTATGTATTGTTCGGTCTATGCCATAGATACCAATGAGGTTTTAGAATTTTCGTTACAAAACATACAACCCATCAAAAATGGAGGGTGGAAAAATTATGTATTAGGAGTCGTTGCCGAAATTCTTAAAAGAGATAAAACAATCTATAATTTTGATTTGGTTTTTGCAGGTAATATCCCTCTGGGAGCCGGATTATCATCCTCTGCTGCCCTGGAAAACAGTGTGGCTTTTGGATTAAATGAAGTGTTCGAACTAGGGTTAACCAAAGAAGAAATGATTTATATCTCTCAGCAAGCAGAACACAATTATGTAGGAGTACAATGTGGTATTATGGACCAATATGCCAGTATGTTTGGAAAAGAAGGCAAAGCTTTATTACTAGATTGCAGAGATCTTAAAGCAACCTATTTTTCTATTGATTTTAAAGAATATGATATTGTTTTAATCAATACTAATGTAAAACATAGTCTTGCAGAAAGCGCATATAATGAAAGACGTTCGGTATGTGAAGCAGTCGCAAAACACTTAGAAGTATCTACACTAAGAGACGCCACATATGAAGCATTATTTACCATTAAAGAAGAAATCAGCGAAGACTATTACCAAAAAGCTTTATTTATCATACAAGAAAACGAACGAGTTTTAAAAGTTGCTATTGCTCTGGATAAAAAGGACTACACAATTTTTGGCGAACTACTTTTTGAGTCGCATAACGGGTTACAAAATCAATATAACGTAAGTTGTACCGAATTGGATTTTTTAATTGATCAGGCAAGGCAAAATCCTGATATATTAGGTGCACGAATGATGGGCGGTGGATTTGGTGGTTGTACGATTAACATCATTAAAAAAGGAGCTGCTGATGCATTTATGAATACAGTTGCACCGTTATATCATAAACAGTTCAACAAAACACTAAGTCGATATGATATACAAATTGCACAAGGAACGTATAAAATCACATAA
- a CDS encoding YybH family protein, protein MITRYLYLLGILIGLTSCHQKIKVDEKADKQHIIEVLKAQEQAWSNHDLEGYMQGYWKSDSLKFYGSRGLTYGWDNTLANYKKGYPTKAHIGTLNFVISDISRIDGESYFVMGEYHLVRSVGNADGTFMIIFKKINGHWKIVADSSC, encoded by the coding sequence ATGATCACAAGATATCTATATCTATTAGGAATACTAATAGGGTTAACCAGTTGTCATCAAAAAATAAAAGTAGATGAGAAAGCCGATAAACAGCACATCATAGAAGTGTTGAAAGCACAGGAACAAGCCTGGTCGAATCATGATCTGGAAGGGTATATGCAAGGGTATTGGAAATCGGATTCTTTAAAATTTTATGGAAGCAGAGGATTAACCTATGGTTGGGATAACACATTAGCCAATTATAAAAAAGGATACCCGACTAAAGCTCATATAGGCACATTAAACTTTGTCATTAGTGATATTTCACGAATTGATGGTGAGTCTTATTTTGTGATGGGAGAATATCATTTGGTACGCAGTGTAGGCAATGCCGATGGTACTTTTATGATCATTTTCAAAAAAATAAATGGTCATTGGAAAATTGTAGCAGATTCCTCATGTTAA
- a CDS encoding UDP-glucose--hexose-1-phosphate uridylyltransferase, whose protein sequence is MLNTALQDYSHRRYNPLTGEWVLVSPHRAKRPWQGQEEETNTQSLPSYDKDCYLCSGNMRAGGKKNPDYQDVFVFENDFAALQNESPSFAIDEELFKVKSETGICKVICFSPDHSKSLANMPVEAIEKVIEVWQEEYQKLGALPEINYVQIFENKGAVMGCSNPHPHGQIWSQFHLPNEILKKDDRQRRYFSKHGTSLLEDYVILELEKKERIVFQNEHFVVLVPFWAIWPFETMIVPKKKQSSIIEMNPNERIAYSECISVLTRAYDQLFDCSFPYSSGIHQAPTHNLDHTHWHWHMSFYPPLLRSATVKKFMVGYEMFGMPQRDITAETAATMLYDLVY, encoded by the coding sequence ATGTTAAATACAGCATTACAAGACTATTCTCACAGACGCTATAATCCACTTACAGGAGAGTGGGTATTGGTATCCCCACACAGAGCAAAAAGACCATGGCAAGGCCAGGAAGAAGAAACCAATACACAATCATTACCATCTTATGATAAAGATTGTTATTTATGCTCTGGAAATATGAGAGCCGGAGGAAAGAAAAATCCAGACTACCAGGATGTTTTTGTTTTTGAAAACGATTTTGCAGCATTACAAAACGAATCTCCTTCTTTTGCTATAGATGAAGAACTGTTTAAAGTAAAAAGTGAAACAGGAATCTGCAAAGTAATCTGTTTTAGCCCGGACCATTCTAAAAGCTTAGCCAATATGCCTGTAGAGGCTATTGAAAAAGTGATTGAAGTATGGCAAGAAGAATATCAAAAATTAGGTGCGCTACCAGAGATTAATTACGTACAGATCTTTGAGAATAAAGGTGCCGTTATGGGATGTAGCAATCCGCATCCTCATGGGCAGATCTGGAGCCAATTTCATCTGCCCAATGAGATCTTAAAAAAAGATGATAGACAACGGCGTTATTTTTCTAAACATGGTACATCGTTATTAGAAGATTATGTGATTCTGGAATTAGAAAAGAAAGAACGCATCGTATTTCAAAATGAACACTTCGTTGTATTAGTTCCTTTTTGGGCTATTTGGCCATTTGAAACCATGATTGTTCCAAAAAAGAAACAGTCTTCGATTATAGAAATGAATCCAAATGAGCGAATCGCTTATTCAGAATGTATTTCTGTATTAACTCGAGCATACGATCAATTATTTGATTGTTCTTTTCCTTATTCTAGCGGGATTCATCAAGCACCAACTCATAATCTTGATCATACCCATTGGCATTGGCACATGAGTTTTTATCCTCCATTATTGCGAAGTGCTACTGTTAAAAAATTTATGGTTGGCTATGAAATGTTCGGGATGCCTCAAAGAGATATAACTGCAGAAACCGCTGCAACAATGCTTTATGACTTAGTCTATTAA